One region of Flavobacterium pisciphilum genomic DNA includes:
- a CDS encoding peroxiredoxin — protein sequence MATLRLGDIAPDFEADTTQGPIKFHEWLGDSWGVLFSHPSDFTPVCTTELGTVANYYPEFVKRNTKVIALSVDGLESHLEWIKDINETQNTTVNYPIIADEDKKVANLYDMLHPNASDKFTVRSVFIIGNDKKIKLTLTYPASTGRNFDELLRVIDSLQLTANYSVATPANWKDGEDVVISPSIPDSDIAAKFPKGHNPIKPYLRMTPQPNK from the coding sequence ATGGCAACATTACGATTAGGAGATATAGCTCCAGATTTTGAAGCAGATACAACTCAAGGCCCTATAAAATTTCATGAATGGTTAGGAGATTCTTGGGGAGTGTTATTTTCTCATCCTTCAGATTTTACCCCAGTTTGTACTACAGAGTTAGGAACTGTGGCTAATTATTACCCAGAATTTGTAAAAAGAAATACTAAGGTTATCGCTCTAAGTGTTGATGGTTTAGAATCGCATTTAGAATGGATTAAAGATATCAACGAGACCCAAAATACTACTGTAAATTATCCTATTATTGCCGACGAAGACAAAAAAGTTGCCAATTTATATGATATGTTACATCCAAACGCAAGTGATAAGTTTACTGTTCGTTCTGTTTTTATTATTGGAAACGATAAAAAAATAAAATTAACATTGACTTATCCAGCTTCGACAGGGAGAAATTTTGATGAATTGCTTCGTGTGATTGATAGTTTGCAATTAACTGCAAATTATAGTGTAGCAACACCTGCAAACTGGAAAGACGGTGAAGATGTGGTTATATCTCCATCGATTCCTGATAGTGATATTGCAGCTAAGTTTCCAAAAGGACATAATCCTATAAAACCTTATTTGAGGATGACTCCTCAGCCTAATAAGTAG